Proteins from a genomic interval of Candidatus Bathyarchaeota archaeon:
- the serS gene encoding serine--tRNA ligase: MLDIKLIRERPEIVRQNLKKRRDAEKLQMLEDLIKHDHEWRHLLTKANKLRYERRKITNEIASLKNVGRPIEKQIERGRKLDNEIVALQQQGERCKQNADHILMRLPNILHESVPIGKDENDNVEVKVWARPPKFDFKPKNHLEIAKGLELIDDERGAKVAGHGFFYLKGDLVLLDLALQRFAIDFMLKEGYQLIEPPFMLRRKPYEGVTDLADFENVMYKVENEDLYMIATAEHPLAAMFMDEVLLKDDLPIKLVGVSSCFRKEVGAHGKYTKGLFRMHQFNKVEQFILCLPKNSWSFHEELQKNAEELYQALGLHYKVVNVCTGDIGILAAKKYDINVWMADGVYREIGSNSNCTDYQARRLNIRYREKEGQAPKGYVHTINNTAIATSRTMLAVLEQYQQKDGSVLIPKVLTKYMNSLEKLEPL; the protein is encoded by the coding sequence TTGCTGGATATTAAACTAATTCGTGAACGCCCGGAAATTGTAAGGCAAAATTTGAAGAAGCGGCGCGACGCTGAGAAGCTCCAAATGTTAGAGGACTTGATCAAACATGACCACGAGTGGCGTCACCTCTTAACCAAGGCTAATAAGCTTAGGTATGAAAGGCGAAAAATCACGAATGAGATAGCTTCTTTGAAAAATGTTGGAAGACCAATCGAGAAACAAATCGAGCGAGGTCGCAAGTTGGACAACGAAATTGTTGCTTTACAGCAGCAAGGGGAGAGATGCAAACAGAATGCTGACCACATTCTAATGAGGCTACCTAACATTTTGCACGAATCAGTACCTATTGGAAAAGACGAAAATGACAACGTAGAGGTTAAAGTGTGGGCTAGACCTCCAAAATTTGATTTCAAACCAAAAAACCATTTAGAAATTGCAAAAGGTTTAGAGTTGATTGACGACGAAAGAGGCGCCAAAGTTGCTGGTCATGGCTTTTTCTATCTTAAAGGCGATTTAGTTTTGCTAGACTTAGCTCTGCAACGATTTGCCATCGATTTCATGCTTAAGGAAGGGTATCAGCTTATTGAGCCGCCTTTTATGCTAAGGCGGAAACCATACGAAGGTGTAACCGATTTGGCGGATTTTGAGAATGTTATGTATAAGGTTGAAAACGAAGATTTGTACATGATTGCTACGGCTGAGCATCCTCTAGCGGCCATGTTTATGGATGAAGTTTTGCTTAAGGATGATTTGCCAATTAAGTTGGTTGGTGTGAGCTCCTGTTTTAGAAAGGAGGTGGGCGCTCACGGCAAATATACTAAAGGATTGTTTAGGATGCACCAGTTCAATAAAGTTGAACAGTTTATTTTGTGTCTCCCAAAGAACTCGTGGAGTTTCCACGAAGAATTGCAGAAGAACGCGGAAGAGCTGTATCAAGCGTTGGGGCTGCATTATAAGGTAGTGAACGTTTGCACCGGTGACATTGGGATTTTGGCGGCTAAAAAGTATGATATTAATGTTTGGATGGCTGATGGTGTTTACAGAGAAATTGGTTCCAATTCGAATTGCACAGATTATCAAGCAAGACGTTTAAACATTCGCTATCGAGAGAAGGAAGGACAGGCGCCTAAAGGTTATGTTCACACAATAAACAATACGGCCATAGCTACAAGCAGAACAATGCTGGCAGTCTTAGAACAATACCAACAAAAAGACGGGTCAGTTCTTATTCCTAAGGTCTTAACTAAATACATGAATAGCCTAGAAAAGCTGGAACCACTTTAA
- a CDS encoding KEOPS complex subunit Pcc1, with product MKLEAKLSFVYETEQEAKAVVKAVSPDNVEVPLGLSIEMIRNDCRLLAVVCCEKPLGTFIATLDDLLACISVAEKTFEAVKASKL from the coding sequence TTGAAGCTGGAAGCTAAGCTTTCTTTTGTTTATGAAACTGAACAAGAGGCGAAGGCGGTTGTCAAAGCGGTTTCGCCCGACAACGTTGAAGTGCCTTTAGGCTTGAGCATCGAGATGATAAGGAATGATTGCCGTTTGTTGGCTGTAGTGTGTTGCGAGAAGCCGTTAGGAACTTTCATAGCAACTTTAGACGATTTGTTGGCTTGCATATCGGTGGCAGAAAAAACCTTTGAGGCTGTGAAGGCGTCGAAGCTATAG